The sequence AATCAATTATCCAACTCTATTATACACGAGTCATTCTAGACTTGTCAAGACCCAGAAGCTCACCGTTTACCGCCCTATTTTGAGACCGCTTTCTTGAAAGGGAAACCAATCGTTCGGAAAAGAGCTAAGGCTTGATCACGACTCTTCGCTTTTACATTCAAAGTAATTGCAAACCCGAAAACGTCCTTCAATTCTTCGTCAGCTGTTTCAGGGAAAATGGTGTGTTCGCGAAGTCCGAGAGTAAGACTCCCCTTCTCATCCACGGAAGTCTCGGAGAAACCACGGAAGTCTCGGATACGCGGAATCGCCACATTGATTAACTTCTCAAGAAAGCTCCACATCCGATCTCCACGGAGAGTAACTGCATAGCCGACGATATCACCTTGGCGGGATTTGAAAGAAGCAATCGACTTCTTGGCGCCACGTGGTGCCGCCTTCTGGCCTGTGACTCGAGCGAGACGATCGGCAATCATATCCAAACGTTTCTGATCCTTTATCTTCCCCACGCCCGTAGAAAGCATAATTTTCTCAAGCGAAGGAAGGGCGAGCATGTTCTTCAGACCCAATTCTTTGGCAAGAGTGGGTGCTGATTCCAAGAATTTTTCTTTAATCGTTTTAGACATAAGCTATTCTAGCCAACTTTCTTAACATTAGAAGCATGAACTGGCGCAGCCACACTAACTACCTGTCCCTTCTGACCTTCCTTCGTGGGACGACGGCGACGTTTCATCAGATTCAAGCCCTCCACAATCACACGATTCTCGCGTGGTAGAGATTTGATAATCTTACCCTCCTTTCCCTTATCCTTGCCGGTGATAATGCGCACCGTGTCGCCCTTTTTTACTTTCATATTTTTTGGTTAAACAATTTCTGGCGCCAGTGACACAATTTTCTGATAACCTTTCTCGGCAATCTCGCGCGGGATAGGACCGAAAATGCGTCCACCCCGTGGTTCTGGTTTATCTTTCTCCAGAATCACCACGGCATTATCGTCGAAACGGATATAAGAACCATCGGCACGACGAAAAGCTTTGGCCTGACGAACCACCACCGCCTGGCAAACTTCTTTCTTTTTCACCGCTTTCTTCGGCTCAGCGACCTGAATAGAGATAACTACCAGTTCGCCAAGCTCGGCGTAACGTTTCTTAGAGCCACCCAACACCTTGAAAACACGCCCGATCTTAGCACCGGTATTGTCAGCAATCTTCACAATGGAGCGTGGTTGAATCATGTCTTAATTTAGGATTTGTTTACAAGGGTAAACGACTTCCGGCGTGAAAGCGGTCTCGTCTCCTGAATTTCCACCTTGTCACCCTCACGAACCTTACCCTCCTCGTCGTGGGCGAGATAGCGCTTGGTTCGCAAAAGATACTTCTTATACTTCGGGTGTTTCTCGTAAGTCTTCACTGCGACCACAATGGTCTTCTGCATCTTCGTAGAAGTAACGATACCCTGAAAAATTTTCGGCTTGGTTGTTGTTGGTGTAGTCATAAAACTATTTTGTCGCATTGGCCGCCGTGAGAAGGCGTGCAATCTCGTGGCGAGTTTTCTTGGCCACCTTAACATCCTTTGACTTCCCCATACTTCCACCAAAACGAACTTGACGCAAATTTTCCTTTTGCTCAATTACCTTCTCTTGCCAATTGTTATTATTTGTCTTTGCCATAGTGTATGGTTCTCTTAAACTAGGTCAGCCGAGTTACCAGTCTGGTCTTGAGTGGTAATTTTGCTCCAGCCTTACGCAAGGCCTGACGGGCCATTACGTCGACAACGCCGTCCAACTCAAAGATTATCCGCCCCGGCCAAACGATAAACTCATAACCCTGCGGATCACCCTTTCCCTTACCCATTCCCACTTCCGCAGGCTTCCCAGTATAGGGTTTGTCAGGAAAAATACGAATCCACATCTTACCAGTCTTCTGGATTTCGTGCATTATCGATTTACGAGCGGCCTCAATCTGATTCGCCCGCACCCTGCCGGCGGTCATCGCCTTAAGCCCATGTGAACCAAAGGCCAGTGTCACGCCACGAGTCTCCGTCCTCGGTTTATTAGGATTACGACGCATTGTATGCCACTTCCGGTGTTTTACTTTTTTAGGTAACAACATAAAAATTATTTAGCCTTTTCGGCAAAGATTTCTCCACGATAAATCCAAACCTTGATCCCCACCACACCATAAGTCATATGCGCTTTTTCCCGTGCAAAATCAATATCGGCCCGCAGTGTCTGGAGAGGTAATCGACCCTTTTTAAAAGTCTCGGTGCGGCCAATGTCGGCACCGCCCAAACGCCCAGACAATGTCACACGGACACCACCCACATCACGATTACCCATGGCCTTCTCAAGAGCCTGCTTAGCAACACGACGAAAAGGTAATCTCTTCTCTAGACCTTCGGCAATCATTTGGGCAACCAGGCGAGCGTAGGTTTCCGGATTTTTCACCTCTTCGATATCCAGGCGAAAATCTTTTGGTATCTCCGCCCCAATCCGTTCCAGAAACTTAGCCGCCTCAGCTCGCAACTTAGTTGAGCCCTCACCTGAGCGGCCAATGATCAGTCCTGGACGGGCCGTCTTAATGGTCAGGCGTAAGAAATTCTGCCCGCGCTCAATTTCAATATTGTTAACGGCAAAACCGCGCAACTTTTTTTCCAAAAATTCTCGTAGAAGCACATCCGCTTTGAGAAATTTCTGAAATTGGCCACCCGTGCCAAACCAACGTGACTGCCAGTCGCGGATAATGCCAAGTCGATGAGAATAAGGATGGACTTTGTGACTCATGTTGCTAATTCTTAATCTCCGATTTCTTAAGGGTGAGTAAAACTCGACTCGTGCGCTTATTGATTCGTGCGGCTGAACCACGAGCACGTGGACGCATTCGCTTTAGCGTAGAACCAGCGTCCACCCGAACATTGCTCACCGTAAGACCAGTAGCGCCATCAGCATTCGCTACCGCCGAACGAAGAAGTTTGGCAATTGGCTCACTCGCACGCTTGGGTAAGAACTGCAATTGCGCGAGAGCCTTTTCGACACTCTGTCCCTTAATCAAATCACCCACAAGTCGCACCTTGCGTGGTGATTGACGATAGTTGTTTAGTGCCGCTTTCATTTTTTATAAAATTATGTGTTTATTTCTTTGCGGAAGCAGCCGTTTCCTTAGCTGCCTTGGCCGCTGAAATCTCTGATTCCTTCGCCTTTTGTTCCATTTCTTTCTGGATTTTACCGCCGTGACGCAAGAACTTACGAGTTAGGGCAAATTCCCCGAGCTTATGGCCAACCATTTCTTCAACAATCAAAACTTCCACATGATCGCGTCCATTGTGTACACCGAACTTGAAACCAACCATTTCTGGCGCAATTGTGCTGGATCGAGACCAAGTTTTAATCACATCAGTAACCCCCGGCTTCTTGCCGGCAATCTTTTTCATCAACTTTGGATCCACGTAGGGACCTTTCGCAAGTGAACGTGACATAGAGTAAAGAAAAAACACCACCCGCAAGCAGGTCCGTACATACTAGCAAACAACCAAGATATGGTCAAATAAAATAAAAAGAAGCGCCGTTTCCCAAAAGGGGCGTGCGCTTCCTAAAATATCACTAACTTAATACCAGGAACGTGAAAGAGCGACGAGAATCGTGGTACCTTTCGTAAGTGAGCCCGAAAATGTCCCCAGACGAAAAGTCCGGTCCGACAGACGAGCGTAGATGAAAACACGTCGGCCAGTATTCCATTCACCGCGCCCCAGCGTGACCATTGGGAAATCAGACAAGTTTTCTCTCTCGTCGCCTTTCCCACAAAATGCGACCAGCTCCTCAGGAAAGGCCAACTCAAGACCGGTCATCCCAATCAGGGAAGTGGCGTGCTCGCAGTCCAACAATTGCTCAACCCTGACAATTCCCAACAAACTCTTACACCCACCCCCGCCGCGACAAGGAAACATTTCATCAGTAATTCTCGCGTCGACGTCGCTAAATGGCGATTCCCTCAGACACCGGCTCATTGGTTTCGAGAGATCTATGTCCATCAGAACGGTCCGACCAGTAAAAAAGATGCGTCTTTCCGTTGTTTCAACCATGAGTCTTCTCCTCTGTCGAAAAAGTTAGATATTCGATTTTCAAAGACGGCAACATACCGCCGAACGATTCTGCCCTAAAGATAGCACATTTACTCCTCTTTTGTCAATAGACTATCCTCCAGCGCCCCGCGCGTATATTTATTTGACGGATCCCAGAGAAGCCAGCTGTCCAACCCCGAATCATAGGTGGCTTGTTTTTGCTTCCTAACCATCTCCGCCGTGTAAGTTGCACCCAGATCGAAGTCCTGCAACCAGGGCCGAATTTTCTCTTTTGGTTGCCCGATTGCCACTGCCCGACGAACAGCTCCATCCAGCGCATATTTGATTACCTCATAGGGATAAGCCGCCGGATTCTTGTAGCCCAAAAAGGTTGGTGGATAGTGCGATGGGTAAATCATTGGAGCAATGTAGTCAAAGTAGGTTAGGCCATCTTCCAAAATTTGTCCGATGTTTAAATCATCAGTGTTTGTGGTGGTCATTCCGAAGAAGTCAGCCGAAAGTGGTATATCTAAATCATCTAACTGTTCTCGCAGATAAGCAAAGAACTGCTTCATGTTTTCTGATTTAGAAATTCCAAGCTTGTCGAAAAATGGGTAAGCAATATCCCGCATATTGCCGTCAGACGGGAAACGAATGTAATCAAAATTGATCTCATCGAAACCAAGTCGAGCCGACTCCCGACTAATCTCCACGGCGTAATGCCAAACTTCTCGTGACGAAGAATCAAGCCATTTTGCTCCCTTGTAATCAGCCCAAACGGCACCGTTTGACGCCTTCTTGACCGCAAGATCTGGTCTCTTCGTAGTAAGATATGGATCTTGGAAAATAGCGATCCGACCAATCACATAAATATTTTTCGAATGCAAAAAATTGATTAACTCCTTAACATCCGGGATGCGATTCTCTTGAGCACCAGTTGCAAGCAACGTAGGATTATCGGTCGGGAAAGAAATTTTCCCTGTATAATCTTTAATATCAATCACCACCGTATTGAGCTCTGTGTCATCAATAA is a genomic window of Candidatus Nomurabacteria bacterium containing:
- the rplE gene encoding 50S ribosomal protein L5, with translation MSKTIKEKFLESAPTLAKELGLKNMLALPSLEKIMLSTGVGKIKDQKRLDMIADRLARVTGQKAAPRGAKKSIASFKSRQGDIVGYAVTLRGDRMWSFLEKLINVAIPRIRDFRGFSETSVDEKGSLTLGLREHTIFPETADEELKDVFGFAITLNVKAKSRDQALALFRTIGFPFKKAVSK
- a CDS encoding 50S ribosomal protein L24; the encoded protein is MKVKKGDTVRIITGKDKGKEGKIIKSLPRENRVIVEGLNLMKRRRRPTKEGQKGQVVSVAAPVHASNVKKVG
- the rplN gene encoding 50S ribosomal protein L14 — protein: MIQPRSIVKIADNTGAKIGRVFKVLGGSKKRYAELGELVVISIQVAEPKKAVKKKEVCQAVVVRQAKAFRRADGSYIRFDDNAVVILEKDKPEPRGGRIFGPIPREIAEKGYQKIVSLAPEIV
- the rpsQ gene encoding 30S ribosomal protein S17, encoding MTTPTTTKPKIFQGIVTSTKMQKTIVVAVKTYEKHPKYKKYLLRTKRYLAHDEEGKVREGDKVEIQETRPLSRRKSFTLVNKS
- the rpmC gene encoding 50S ribosomal protein L29 gives rise to the protein MAKTNNNNWQEKVIEQKENLRQVRFGGSMGKSKDVKVAKKTRHEIARLLTAANATK
- the rplP gene encoding 50S ribosomal protein L16; the encoded protein is MLLPKKVKHRKWHTMRRNPNKPRTETRGVTLAFGSHGLKAMTAGRVRANQIEAARKSIMHEIQKTGKMWIRIFPDKPYTGKPAEVGMGKGKGDPQGYEFIVWPGRIIFELDGVVDVMARQALRKAGAKLPLKTRLVTRLT
- the rpsC gene encoding 30S ribosomal protein S3; its protein translation is MSHKVHPYSHRLGIIRDWQSRWFGTGGQFQKFLKADVLLREFLEKKLRGFAVNNIEIERGQNFLRLTIKTARPGLIIGRSGEGSTKLRAEAAKFLERIGAEIPKDFRLDIEEVKNPETYARLVAQMIAEGLEKRLPFRRVAKQALEKAMGNRDVGGVRVTLSGRLGGADIGRTETFKKGRLPLQTLRADIDFAREKAHMTYGVVGIKVWIYRGEIFAEKAK
- the rplV gene encoding 50S ribosomal protein L22, coding for MKAALNNYRQSPRKVRLVGDLIKGQSVEKALAQLQFLPKRASEPIAKLLRSAVANADGATGLTVSNVRVDAGSTLKRMRPRARGSAARINKRTSRVLLTLKKSEIKN
- the rpsS gene encoding 30S ribosomal protein S19; this encodes MSRSLAKGPYVDPKLMKKIAGKKPGVTDVIKTWSRSSTIAPEMVGFKFGVHNGRDHVEVLIVEEMVGHKLGEFALTRKFLRHGGKIQKEMEQKAKESEISAAKAAKETAASAKK
- a CDS encoding putative glycoside hydrolase, translated to MKKIRHPRSSRFFITVATLMAGSLGLWVSMVVLPPSIGSSEYGGVGASQTPESVVVVTPPPPPAHLPTPVPVRGVYMSSWVAGTPSIRERLLKLIDDTELNTVVIDIKDYTGKISFPTDNPTLLATGAQENRIPDVKELINFLHSKNIYVIGRIAIFQDPYLTTKRPDLAVKKASNGAVWADYKGAKWLDSSSREVWHYAVEISRESARLGFDEINFDYIRFPSDGNMRDIAYPFFDKLGISKSENMKQFFAYLREQLDDLDIPLSADFFGMTTTNTDDLNIGQILEDGLTYFDYIAPMIYPSHYPPTFLGYKNPAAYPYEVIKYALDGAVRRAVAIGQPKEKIRPWLQDFDLGATYTAEMVRKQKQATYDSGLDSWLLWDPSNKYTRGALEDSLLTKEE